In Zingiber officinale cultivar Zhangliang chromosome 1A, Zo_v1.1, whole genome shotgun sequence, a genomic segment contains:
- the LOC122009131 gene encoding uncharacterized protein LOC122009131: MEGGLGCFGFFPASAANSNHGELSSFSHTPRPAPTTAAGRSPPLLLYSPSPSVITSSSRRRCRTDGPPLFSLSPLRHQRRSPISSSSRPAASTAVGPLLPRRCRRRLPPPLLSFLPSRRCSSLSSPLAGATSDPSPSSFRRSQLPAGSFLSSSRSWPSSAQHCRRKLIHLAAPSVAGRRHPQTGNISLRRLTMSSRPSSSLVFRFCSTFGFASSDPALHPDRASSTLPGHDNSSSVPSEGAPWVRASKGSWTRSNQITFGLDSKAKRGDQAVDQFGPSVEDRRDLGHPLKIWSIRPKGE, encoded by the exons ATGGAAGGGGGGCTTGGCTGCTTCGGGTTTTTTCCTGCTTCCGCCGCCAACAGTAACCACGGGGAGCTTTCCTCCTTCTCTCACACTCCTCGACCGGCACCGACGACAGCCGCCGGTCGCtcccctcctcttctcctctactCTCCCTCGCCTTCGGTCATCACCTCCTCTTCACGACGCCGCTGCCGGACAGACGGGCCACCGCTCTTCTCCCTCTCCCCCTTGCGACACCAGCGACGATCGCCTATCTCCTCCTCCTCTCGTCCCGCGGCTAGCACCGCAGTTGGTCCTCTTCTTCCTCGCCGGTGCCGCCGCCGGCTGCCACCTCCGCTCCTCTCCTTCCTCC CTTCCCGCCGATGCTcctctctctcctctcctctcgccgGAGCCACCTCAGATCCGTCTCCCTCTTCCTTCCGGCGTTCGCAGCTACCTGCTGGtagcttcctctcctcctctcgcagTTGGCCATCGTCGGCACAGCATTGCCGCCGCAAACTCATCCATCTCGCAGCCCCCTCTGTTGCTGGTCGACGCCATCCACAGACAGGCAACATCAGTCTTCGGCGATTGACGATGTCCTCCAGACCATCCTCATCA CTTGTCTTCCGGTTCTGTTCCACGTTCGGCTTTGCGTCGTCAGATCCCGCTCTTCATCCTGATCGGGCGtcgtctactcttccgggtcacgacaactcgagtagcgtcccatccgagggcgccccctgggtcaGG gcatcaaaagggtcatggacccgatcaaatcagatcaCATTTGGGCTCGATTCTAAGGCTAAACGAGGTGATCAAGCTGTGGATCAatttggaccatccgttgaagatcggagagatctgggccatccattgaagatctggtccatccgacctaagggagagtag
- the LOC122038999 gene encoding U-box domain-containing protein 8-like, translating to MEVVEEFPEDFRCPISLEVMTDPVILSSGHTFDRHSIQRWLDSGNRTCPVTNLPLPPSPSLIPNYALRSLISSFLDARRPPHSAAPASTLTFLACLSFPSDVASLSSVLRLAQCGGAAGRRLVTDSGAVAVLLRHAAATDRPDLQDLSLRALLHLSLDGDDARLGLVAEGALDPVVTALSPGCSSSSALASTLLTSLAVVEVNKATIGAHPFAIPRLAALLRDGDARERREATTALYELCKFADNRRRAVRAGAVPPLVRLVREGSERAVRVLGLLAKCREGKDEMRKTIGFVKALVEALRAGSPRAIEHGLLALNLVCSESKGMALEAIEEGGLQLCSLLFCDLNQKTRKNAMELALTLQNANQFS from the coding sequence ATGGAAGTGGTGGAGGAGTTTCCGGAGGACTTCCGGTGCCCGATTTCTCTCGAGGTCATGACCGACCCCGTCATCCTCTCCTCCGGTCACACCTTCGACCGCCACTCCATCCAGCGCTGGCTCGACTCCGGCAACCGCACCTGCCCAGTCACCAACCTCCCTCTTCCCCCCTCCCCCTCTCTCATCCCTAACTACGCCCTTCGCAGCCTCATCTCCTCTTTCCTCGACGCCCGCCGCCCTCCCCACTCCGCCGCACCGGCCTCCACCCTCACCTTCCTCGCCTGTCTCTCCTTCCCCTCAGACGTTGCCTCCCTCTCATCCGTTCTCCGCCTTGCGCAGTGTGGGGGCGCCGCCGGCCGCCGCCTCGTCACCGACTCCGGCGCTGTCGCCGTCCTCCTCCGCCACGCCGCTGCCACCGACCGCCCAGACCTCCAGGACCTCTCCCTCCGTGCCCTCCTCCACCTCTCTCTCGACGGCGACGACGCCCGCCTCGGACTCGTCGCTGAGGGTGCCCTCGACCCCGTTGTTACCGCCCTATCCcccggttgctcctcctcatcCGCCCTCGCCTCCACGCTCCTCACCAGCCTCGCGGTCGTCGAGGTCAACAAGGCCACCATCGGAGCCCACCCGTTCGCGATCCCGCGACTCGCTGCGCTCCTCCGCGACGGCGACGCGCGGGAGCGGCGGGAGGCGACCACTGCCCTATACGAGCTGTGCAAGTTCGCGGATAACCGGCGTAGAGCCGTGCGCGCCGGCGCTGTGCCTCCGCTTGTGCGCCTCGTGCGCGAGGGCTCTGAGAGGGCGGTCCGAGTCCTGGGTCTCCTTGCCAAGTGCCGCGAAGGGAAGGATGAGATGCGGAAGACGATCGGATTCGTGAAGGCATTGGTTGAGGCCTTAAGAGCAGGGAGCCCGAGGGCCATCGAGCACGGCCTCTTGGCGCTCAACTTGGTGTGTTCGGAGAGCAAAGGCATGGCCTTGGAGGCCATTGAAGAAGGCGGTTTGCAGCTTTGCTCTCTCTTGTTCTGCGACCTGAACCAGAAGACGAGAAAGAACGCCATGGAATTGGCTCTCACTCTGCAAAACGCAAATCAATTTTCTTGA